The Triticum aestivum cultivar Chinese Spring chromosome 3A, IWGSC CS RefSeq v2.1, whole genome shotgun sequence genome includes a region encoding these proteins:
- the LOC123061801 gene encoding ABC transporter B family member 4 isoform X2 — protein MGDEAMRDRGEEEETEGMERKDAGATKKVAFFGMFRYARRADVALMGVGTVAAMVNGMSEPLMTVVFAAVIESFGGSDDSAVLHRVSKVVVYYIYLGIGTALASFLQVSCWTMAGERQSARIRSLYLEAVLKQDVSFFDVEMTTGEAISRMSADTVLVQDALGEKVGKYAQLLTTFVGGFVIGFIRGWMLALVMLACIPPSILSFATVSRLRAQISARRQASYDDAGNVVEQSIRAIRTVVSFNGEKKAVALYNALIKKAYKATVLEGLVTGLGIGCIFCVVFCSYSLAFWYGAKLIISKGYTGGQVINVVFAILTGSMAIGNASPSISAIAEGQSAAHRLFEIINRKPKIDISDTSGIELDDIKGDVELNNVFFRYPARPEQLILNGLSLQVPSGTTMAIVGESGSGKSTLISLVERFYDPQAGEVLIDGINIKSLKLKWIRGKISLVSQEPLLFMTSIKDNITYGKEDATLEEIKRAAELANAANFIEKLPNAYETMVGQSGAQLSGGQKQRIAIARAILRSPKVLLLDEATSALDVESERVVQEALNRIMVGITTLIVAHRLSTVRNADCIAVVHQGKVVEQGAHDQLIKDPDGAYCQLIQLQQVHTEGMHEVPYSSGSRLKSRSLSLEQSMRDSPRNRRQHSVKPLGLSGSDDLHGSADTSRQEHKEFGDSEAPKKAPIGRLFNLNKPEAPILLLAVIAAFVHGLLFPLFSIMMSGGIRTFYYPAHKLRKDSTFWALLCLLLAIISLIAIQLEFFLFGMAGGKLVERVRAFSFQSIMHQEVAWFDDPSNSSGALGARLFIDALNIRRLVGDNLAILVQCTITLISGFAIAFASDWKLTLIVICVIPFLGLQNYIQVKFLNSFSEDAKVMYEDASQVVAEAVGSIRTVASFCAEKRVITMYSKKCQATMKQGIRSGMVGGLGFSFSNLMLYLTYALCFYVGALFVHDGKSTFKDVFRVYFALVFTAFGISQTSAMASDSTKAQESTTSILAVIDRRSKIDPTSDEGIKLEKVDGNIDFNHVSFKYPSRPDVQVFSDFTLGIPSGKTTALVGESGSGKSTVIALLERFYDPDSGTISLDGTELKNLTLSWLRDQMGLVSQEPVLFNDTIRANIAYGKRGEATEEEIITVAKAANAHEFISSLPQGYNTNVGERGTQLSGGQKQRVAIARAILKDPRVLLLDEATSALDAESERIVQDALDKVMVSRTTIVVAHRLSTIKGADTIAVIKDGSVAEKGKHESLMGIKGGVYASLVELHSKASAS, from the exons ATGGGTGACGAGGCGATGAGAGacagaggagaggaggaagagacggAGGGGATGGAGAGGAAGGATGCCGGCGCGACCAAGAAGGTGGCCTTCTTCGGCATGTTCAGGTACGCCAGGCGCGCCGACGTTGCGCTGATGGGCGTGGGCACGGTGGCGGCAATGGTGAACGGCATGTCGGAGCCGCTCATGACGGTGGTCTTCGCCGCGGTCATCGAGTCCTTCGGCGGCAGCGACGACAGCGCCGTCCTCCACCGGGTCAGCAAG GTTGTTGTGTACTACATCTATTTGGGAATTGGGACGGCACTAGCTTCATTTCTCC AGGTGTCGTGCTGGACAATGGCTGGAGAAAGGCAGTCAGCACGCATCCGATCTCTCTACCTCGAAGCTGTTCTCAAGCAGGATGTTTCATTCTTTGATGTGGAGATGACAACTGGGGAAGCAATTTCTAGAATGTCTGCAGATACTGTACTGGTACAAGATGCTCTTGGAGAGAAG GTAGGCAAGTATGCACAGCTTTTGACAACCTTTGTTGGAGGTTTTGTCATCGGATTCATAAGAGGCTGGATGTTAGCTCTGGTTATGCTGGCATGCATACCACCAAGTATTCTCTCTTTTGCAACCGTCTCTCGACTACGTGCTCAAATATCTGCCAGGAGGCAAGCATCATATGACGACGCGGGCAATGTTGTCGAGCAGAGCATCAGAGCTATAAGAACG GTTGTCTCCTTCAATGGTGAGAAGAAAGCAGTTGCATTGTATAATGCTCTCATAAAAAAGGCGTACAAGGCTACTGTCTTGGAAGGGCTTGTCACTGGTCTTGGAATAGGCTGTATCTTTTGTGTTGTCTTCTGCAGTTACTCTCTAGCCTTTTGGTATGGCGCGAAGTTAATCATCAGCAAAGGATATACTGGAGGGCAGGTCATCAATGTTGTATTTGCAATTCTTACTGGATCAAT GGCTATAGGTAATGCATCACCATCGATTTCTGCTATTGCAGAAGGCCAATCTGCAGCACACAGGTTGTTTGAAATAATTAACAGAAAACCAAAGATTGACATCAGCGACACTTCTGGAATAGAATTAGATGATATCAAGGGCGACGTCGAACTGAACAATGTATTCTTTAGATACCCAGCAAGGCCTGAGCAATTGATACTTAATGGGTTGTCTCTACAAGTGCCTAGTGGTACTACCATGGCTATAGTTGGAGAGAGTGGAAGTGGAAAATCAACATTAATTAGTCTGGTAGAGAGATTCTACGACCCACAGGCTGGTGAAGTGCTGATAgatggaatcaacatcaagagttTGAAACTCAAGTGGATAAGAGGGAAGATCAGTCTTGTTAGTCAGGAACCATTACTTTTTATGACCTCCATCAAAGATAACATAACCTATGGTAAAGAGGATGCTACGCTTGAGGAGATCAAGAGAGCAGCTGAGCTGGCAAATGCAGCAAACTTCATCGAAAAGCTGCCTAAT GCATATGAGACAATGGTTGGTCAGAGTGGTGCTCAGCTTTCTGGAGGGCAGAAGCAACGGATTGCCATTGCAAGAGCGATCCTTAGAAGTCCAAAAGTCCTTCTGTTGGATGAAGCTACTAGTGCTTTGGATGTGGAGTCTGAGCGAGTAGTTCAAGAAGCACTAAATAGGATCATGGTAGGGATAACGACACTCATTGTTGCTCACCGTCTGAGTACAGTCAGGAATGCAGATTGCATAGCAGTGGTTCATCAAGGAAAGGTAGTTGAACAAG GTGCCCATGACCAGTTGATCAAGGATCCTGACGGAGCTTACTGTCAGCTTATTCAGTTACAACAGGTCCATACCGAAGGAATGCATGAGGTGCCATATTCATCAGGTTCAAGACTTAAAAGTAGAAGTTTATCTTTGGAACAATCTATGAGAGATTCTCCCAGGAATAGAAGACAGCACTCTGTAAAACCCCTTGGACTCTCTGGATCTGATGATTTGCACGGGTCTGCTGATACCAGCAGACAAGAGCACAAAGAATTTGGTGATAGTGAAGCTCCTAAGAAAGCACCAATTGGACGCCTTTTTAATCTTAATAAGCCAGAAGCACCAATTCTCCTATTAGCTGTTATAGCTGCTTTTGTGCATGGACTTCTTTTCCCATTATTCAGTATTATGATGTCTGGTGGTATAAGGACATTCTACTATCCAGCACACAAACTTCGAAAAGATTCTACATTTTGGGCATTGCTATGCCTTCTGTTGGCAATCATTTCTCTGATTGCAATCCAATTGGAATTTTTCTTATTTGGAATGGCCGGTGGGAAACTTGTAGAACGTGTCCGTGCTTTTTCTTTCCAGAGCATCATGCATCAAGAGGTTGCTTGGTTCGACGATCCTTCTAATTCCAG TGGTGCACTTGGTGCAAGGCTGTTTATTGATGCTTTGAACATCCGACGCCTTGTAGGAGATAACTTGGCCATACTAGTGCAGTGCACAATAACACTTATTTCTGGCTTCGCCATAGCATTTGCTTCTGACTGGAAGCTTACACTGATCGTCATATGTGTCATTCCTTTTCTGGGTTTACAGAATTATATTCAAGTAAAGTTCTTGAATAGTTTCAGTGAAGATGCTAAG GTGATGTATGAAGATGCAAGTCAAGTTGTAGCCGAAGCAGTCGGCAGTATTCGAACTGTAGCATCTTTCTGCGCAGAGAAGAGAGTAATTACGATGTACAGCAAAAAATGCCAAGCTACAATGAAACAGGGAATTAGAAGTGGAATGGTTGGAGGCCTCGGATTCAGTTTCTCAAACTTAATGTTGTATCTCACATATGCTCTTTGTTTCTATGTTGGTGCATTGTTTGTACATGACGGCAAATCAACCTTTAAAGATGTTTTCAGA GTTTATTTTGCTTTGGTTTTCACAGCTTTTGGAATTTCCCAAACAAGtgcaatggcatcagattcaacaaaaGCTCAAGAGTCCACAACATCCATACTAGCTGTCAtagacaggaggtccaaaattgACCCAACTAGTGATGAAGGCATAAAGCTAGAGAAAGTTGATGGCAACATAGATTTCAACCATGTGAGCTTCAAGTACCCATCCCGCCCAGATGTTCAAGTATTCAGTGACTTTACTCTGGGCATTCCCTCCGGAAAG ACTACTGCACTTGTTGGAGAGAGTGGCAGTGGCAAGTCCACAGTAATTGCTTTGCTAGAGCGATTCTATGATCCAGACTCTGGCACAATCTCACTAGATGGAACAGAACTCAAAAACTTAACACTGAGTTGGTTAAGAGACCAGATGGGGCTGGTAAGCCAAGAACCAGTGCTTTTCAATGACACGATTCGTGCCAACATAGCATATGGAAAGCGCGGAGAAGCAACTGAAGAAGAGATTATCACTGTCGCCAAGGCGGCCAACGCTCATGAGTTCATATCGAGCTTGCCTCAGGGATACAACACCAATGTCGGTGAGAGGGGAACACAACTATCTGGTGGGCAAAAACAACGGGTAGCTATTGCAAGGGCAATCTTGAAGGACCCTAGAGTACTTCTGCTAGACGAGGCAACAAGTGCCCTGGACGCTGAATCAGAGCGTATTGTTCAAGATGCATTGGACAAGGTGATGGTAAGCAGGACCACCATTGTTGTAGCACACCGTCTGTCCACGATCAAAGGGGCAGATACAATCGCAGTCATCAAAGATGGTTCGGTTGCCGAGAAGGGGAAGCATGAATCGCTCATGGGCATCAAGGGTGGAGTCTATGCATCGCTGGTCGAGCTACACTCAAAGGCGTCAGCGTCATAA
- the LOC123061801 gene encoding ABC transporter B family member 9 isoform X1, producing the protein MGDEAMRDRGEEEETEGMERKDAGATKKVAFFGMFRYARRADVALMGVGTVAAMVNGMSEPLMTVVFAAVIESFGGSDDSAVLHRVSKVVVYYIYLGIGTALASFLQVSCWTMAGERQSARIRSLYLEAVLKQDVSFFDVEMTTGEAISRMSADTVLVQDALGEKVGKYAQLLTTFVGGFVIGFIRGWMLALVMLACIPPSILSFATVSRLRAQISARRQASYDDAGNVVEQSIRAIRTVVSFNGEKKAVALYNALIKKAYKATVLEGLVTGLGIGCIFCVVFCSYSLAFWYGAKLIISKGYTGGQVINVVFAILTGSMAIGNASPSISAIAEGQSAAHRLFEIINRKPKIDISDTSGIELDDIKGDVELNNVFFRYPARPEQLILNGLSLQVPSGTTMAIVGESGSGKSTLISLVERFYDPQAGEVLIDGINIKSLKLKWIRGKISLVSQEPLLFMTSIKDNITYGKEDATLEEIKRAAELANAANFIEKLPNAYETMVGQSGAQLSGGQKQRIAIARAILRSPKVLLLDEATSALDVESERVVQEALNRIMVGITTLIVAHRLSTVRNADCIAVVHQGKVVEQGAHDQLIKDPDGAYCQLIQLQQVHTEGMHEVPYSSGSRLKSRSLSLEQSMRDSPRNRRQHSVKPLGLSGSDDLHGSADTSRQEHKEFGDSEAPKKAPIGRLFNLNKPEAPILLLAVIAAFVHGLLFPLFSIMMSGGIRTFYYPAHKLRKDSTFWALLCLLLAIISLIAIQLEFFLFGMAGGKLVERVRAFSFQSIMHQEVAWFDDPSNSSGALGARLFIDALNIRRLVGDNLAILVQCTITLISGFAIAFASDWKLTLIVICVIPFLGLQNYIQVKFLNSFSEDAKVMYEDASQVVAEAVGSIRTVASFCAEKRVITMYSKKCQATMKQGIRSGMVGGLGFSFSNLMLYLTYALCFYVGALFVHDGKSTFKDVFRVRCTHLTCEVVLFSDLTNGPGCLQVYFALVFTAFGISQTSAMASDSTKAQESTTSILAVIDRRSKIDPTSDEGIKLEKVDGNIDFNHVSFKYPSRPDVQVFSDFTLGIPSGKTTALVGESGSGKSTVIALLERFYDPDSGTISLDGTELKNLTLSWLRDQMGLVSQEPVLFNDTIRANIAYGKRGEATEEEIITVAKAANAHEFISSLPQGYNTNVGERGTQLSGGQKQRVAIARAILKDPRVLLLDEATSALDAESERIVQDALDKVMVSRTTIVVAHRLSTIKGADTIAVIKDGSVAEKGKHESLMGIKGGVYASLVELHSKASAS; encoded by the exons ATGGGTGACGAGGCGATGAGAGacagaggagaggaggaagagacggAGGGGATGGAGAGGAAGGATGCCGGCGCGACCAAGAAGGTGGCCTTCTTCGGCATGTTCAGGTACGCCAGGCGCGCCGACGTTGCGCTGATGGGCGTGGGCACGGTGGCGGCAATGGTGAACGGCATGTCGGAGCCGCTCATGACGGTGGTCTTCGCCGCGGTCATCGAGTCCTTCGGCGGCAGCGACGACAGCGCCGTCCTCCACCGGGTCAGCAAG GTTGTTGTGTACTACATCTATTTGGGAATTGGGACGGCACTAGCTTCATTTCTCC AGGTGTCGTGCTGGACAATGGCTGGAGAAAGGCAGTCAGCACGCATCCGATCTCTCTACCTCGAAGCTGTTCTCAAGCAGGATGTTTCATTCTTTGATGTGGAGATGACAACTGGGGAAGCAATTTCTAGAATGTCTGCAGATACTGTACTGGTACAAGATGCTCTTGGAGAGAAG GTAGGCAAGTATGCACAGCTTTTGACAACCTTTGTTGGAGGTTTTGTCATCGGATTCATAAGAGGCTGGATGTTAGCTCTGGTTATGCTGGCATGCATACCACCAAGTATTCTCTCTTTTGCAACCGTCTCTCGACTACGTGCTCAAATATCTGCCAGGAGGCAAGCATCATATGACGACGCGGGCAATGTTGTCGAGCAGAGCATCAGAGCTATAAGAACG GTTGTCTCCTTCAATGGTGAGAAGAAAGCAGTTGCATTGTATAATGCTCTCATAAAAAAGGCGTACAAGGCTACTGTCTTGGAAGGGCTTGTCACTGGTCTTGGAATAGGCTGTATCTTTTGTGTTGTCTTCTGCAGTTACTCTCTAGCCTTTTGGTATGGCGCGAAGTTAATCATCAGCAAAGGATATACTGGAGGGCAGGTCATCAATGTTGTATTTGCAATTCTTACTGGATCAAT GGCTATAGGTAATGCATCACCATCGATTTCTGCTATTGCAGAAGGCCAATCTGCAGCACACAGGTTGTTTGAAATAATTAACAGAAAACCAAAGATTGACATCAGCGACACTTCTGGAATAGAATTAGATGATATCAAGGGCGACGTCGAACTGAACAATGTATTCTTTAGATACCCAGCAAGGCCTGAGCAATTGATACTTAATGGGTTGTCTCTACAAGTGCCTAGTGGTACTACCATGGCTATAGTTGGAGAGAGTGGAAGTGGAAAATCAACATTAATTAGTCTGGTAGAGAGATTCTACGACCCACAGGCTGGTGAAGTGCTGATAgatggaatcaacatcaagagttTGAAACTCAAGTGGATAAGAGGGAAGATCAGTCTTGTTAGTCAGGAACCATTACTTTTTATGACCTCCATCAAAGATAACATAACCTATGGTAAAGAGGATGCTACGCTTGAGGAGATCAAGAGAGCAGCTGAGCTGGCAAATGCAGCAAACTTCATCGAAAAGCTGCCTAAT GCATATGAGACAATGGTTGGTCAGAGTGGTGCTCAGCTTTCTGGAGGGCAGAAGCAACGGATTGCCATTGCAAGAGCGATCCTTAGAAGTCCAAAAGTCCTTCTGTTGGATGAAGCTACTAGTGCTTTGGATGTGGAGTCTGAGCGAGTAGTTCAAGAAGCACTAAATAGGATCATGGTAGGGATAACGACACTCATTGTTGCTCACCGTCTGAGTACAGTCAGGAATGCAGATTGCATAGCAGTGGTTCATCAAGGAAAGGTAGTTGAACAAG GTGCCCATGACCAGTTGATCAAGGATCCTGACGGAGCTTACTGTCAGCTTATTCAGTTACAACAGGTCCATACCGAAGGAATGCATGAGGTGCCATATTCATCAGGTTCAAGACTTAAAAGTAGAAGTTTATCTTTGGAACAATCTATGAGAGATTCTCCCAGGAATAGAAGACAGCACTCTGTAAAACCCCTTGGACTCTCTGGATCTGATGATTTGCACGGGTCTGCTGATACCAGCAGACAAGAGCACAAAGAATTTGGTGATAGTGAAGCTCCTAAGAAAGCACCAATTGGACGCCTTTTTAATCTTAATAAGCCAGAAGCACCAATTCTCCTATTAGCTGTTATAGCTGCTTTTGTGCATGGACTTCTTTTCCCATTATTCAGTATTATGATGTCTGGTGGTATAAGGACATTCTACTATCCAGCACACAAACTTCGAAAAGATTCTACATTTTGGGCATTGCTATGCCTTCTGTTGGCAATCATTTCTCTGATTGCAATCCAATTGGAATTTTTCTTATTTGGAATGGCCGGTGGGAAACTTGTAGAACGTGTCCGTGCTTTTTCTTTCCAGAGCATCATGCATCAAGAGGTTGCTTGGTTCGACGATCCTTCTAATTCCAG TGGTGCACTTGGTGCAAGGCTGTTTATTGATGCTTTGAACATCCGACGCCTTGTAGGAGATAACTTGGCCATACTAGTGCAGTGCACAATAACACTTATTTCTGGCTTCGCCATAGCATTTGCTTCTGACTGGAAGCTTACACTGATCGTCATATGTGTCATTCCTTTTCTGGGTTTACAGAATTATATTCAAGTAAAGTTCTTGAATAGTTTCAGTGAAGATGCTAAG GTGATGTATGAAGATGCAAGTCAAGTTGTAGCCGAAGCAGTCGGCAGTATTCGAACTGTAGCATCTTTCTGCGCAGAGAAGAGAGTAATTACGATGTACAGCAAAAAATGCCAAGCTACAATGAAACAGGGAATTAGAAGTGGAATGGTTGGAGGCCTCGGATTCAGTTTCTCAAACTTAATGTTGTATCTCACATATGCTCTTTGTTTCTATGTTGGTGCATTGTTTGTACATGACGGCAAATCAACCTTTAAAGATGTTTTCAGAGTAAGATGCACGCATTTGACATGTGAGGTTGTTTTATTCAGTGACTTGACAAATGGGCCTGGTTGTTTGCAGGTTTATTTTGCTTTGGTTTTCACAGCTTTTGGAATTTCCCAAACAAGtgcaatggcatcagattcaacaaaaGCTCAAGAGTCCACAACATCCATACTAGCTGTCAtagacaggaggtccaaaattgACCCAACTAGTGATGAAGGCATAAAGCTAGAGAAAGTTGATGGCAACATAGATTTCAACCATGTGAGCTTCAAGTACCCATCCCGCCCAGATGTTCAAGTATTCAGTGACTTTACTCTGGGCATTCCCTCCGGAAAG ACTACTGCACTTGTTGGAGAGAGTGGCAGTGGCAAGTCCACAGTAATTGCTTTGCTAGAGCGATTCTATGATCCAGACTCTGGCACAATCTCACTAGATGGAACAGAACTCAAAAACTTAACACTGAGTTGGTTAAGAGACCAGATGGGGCTGGTAAGCCAAGAACCAGTGCTTTTCAATGACACGATTCGTGCCAACATAGCATATGGAAAGCGCGGAGAAGCAACTGAAGAAGAGATTATCACTGTCGCCAAGGCGGCCAACGCTCATGAGTTCATATCGAGCTTGCCTCAGGGATACAACACCAATGTCGGTGAGAGGGGAACACAACTATCTGGTGGGCAAAAACAACGGGTAGCTATTGCAAGGGCAATCTTGAAGGACCCTAGAGTACTTCTGCTAGACGAGGCAACAAGTGCCCTGGACGCTGAATCAGAGCGTATTGTTCAAGATGCATTGGACAAGGTGATGGTAAGCAGGACCACCATTGTTGTAGCACACCGTCTGTCCACGATCAAAGGGGCAGATACAATCGCAGTCATCAAAGATGGTTCGGTTGCCGAGAAGGGGAAGCATGAATCGCTCATGGGCATCAAGGGTGGAGTCTATGCATCGCTGGTCGAGCTACACTCAAAGGCGTCAGCGTCATAA